Proteins encoded by one window of Pseudonocardia sp. HH130629-09:
- a CDS encoding GntR family transcriptional regulator — MLIRVDPSSPVPLGDQVAASVRRAVADGRAAAGDRLPPAREVAGALGINLHTVLRGYQQLRDEGLVDLRRGRGAVLTERATGGRAELERKATELAELARRLGLDESDALGAVRAAFR, encoded by the coding sequence GTGCTGATCAGGGTCGACCCGTCGTCGCCGGTGCCGCTCGGGGACCAGGTCGCGGCCTCGGTCCGCCGGGCGGTCGCCGACGGGCGGGCCGCCGCCGGGGACCGGCTGCCGCCCGCCCGTGAGGTCGCGGGCGCGCTCGGGATCAACCTGCACACCGTGCTGCGCGGCTACCAGCAGCTGCGCGACGAGGGCCTGGTCGACCTGCGGCGCGGCCGCGGGGCCGTGCTCACCGAGCGGGCCACCGGTGGGCGCGCCGAGCTGGAGCGCAAGGCCACCGAGCTGGCCGAGCTCGCCCGGCGCCTCGGGCTCGACGAGTCCGACGCCCTCGGCGCGGTGCGGGCAGCCTTCCGCTGA